The following DNA comes from Candidatus Neptunochlamydia vexilliferae.
TGAAACGGAAAAATCAGTGAAAAGAGCCGAAAAGCGATCATCAGTCATTTTATAATTGGCTCCTAGGAGGAAAGAATGTCAAAAAGCTTAGAAGACTACGAAAAACTTCAGGAACTGGGGAAGGAAATCCGGACCCTTTCTGGCGTTGCCATGCTTCTCGAGTGGGACCAAGAAACCTACATGCCAAAAGGGGGGATCACCTCCCGATCAGAGCAGGTCGAGCTTATCTCTTTTCTCATTCATGAAAAGAAAACCAGCGCCACCTTTAAAAAAGCCCTAGAAAAGCTGATCGATCTAGAAAGTGGGGAGCTTAAAGGAGAGGACTTAAGCAACCGAAAAAAGCGCTCCGTTGAAGAATTCTACGGCGAGTATATCAAAGATGCTAAGCTTCCCGCTGACTTTGTCAAAAAGCTTGCTAAAGCAAACTCAAAAGGGACTCACGCCTGGCAAAAAGCAAGAGAAGAAAATAGCTTCGAAGCCTTCCTCCCTTACCTTGAAAATATCGTCACCCTTAACCAACAAAAAGCTGCCTATCTTGGGTTTAAAGATCACCCTTATGATGCCCTTCTCGATCTTTATGAGCCCGGGGTCACGACTCAAGAGCTCGACACCCTTTTTGGAACCCTAAAACCCTTCCTCACCGATCTCACCAAAAAACTTGCTGCAAAAAAGAAGGTTAGCACCGCCTTTTTAACCGCCCAGTTTCCCCGTGACAAGCAGATGGAATTTTGCCACTTTCTTTTAGATAAGATGAAGCTCGATCCCGAAAAATTTCGCCTTGATTTTTCAACCCACCCCTTTTGCACCGCTCCTCATCCCCATGACGTCCGCCTCACCACCCACACCTCTTCCTCCGGCTTTTTTAAAAATATCTCGGCTGTGATGCACGAAGGGGGACATGCCCTCTATGAGCTCGGCCTTCCCGTCGAAGATTTTG
Coding sequences within:
- a CDS encoding carboxypeptidase M32 — its product is MSKSLEDYEKLQELGKEIRTLSGVAMLLEWDQETYMPKGGITSRSEQVELISFLIHEKKTSATFKKALEKLIDLESGELKGEDLSNRKKRSVEEFYGEYIKDAKLPADFVKKLAKANSKGTHAWQKAREENSFEAFLPYLENIVTLNQQKAAYLGFKDHPYDALLDLYEPGVTTQELDTLFGTLKPFLTDLTKKLAAKKKVSTAFLTAQFPRDKQMEFCHFLLDKMKLDPEKFRLDFSTHPFCTAPHPHDVRLTTHTSSSGFFKNISAVMHEGGHALYELGLPVEDFGTPLAEYCTMGIHESQSRWWECFIGQGRPFWEFAYPKLLEIFPEQLQGITLDHFYQAINQVEPSLIRVFADEVTYILHIILRYEIEKEFIAGTLNLADLPHIWNEKMENSLGVTPDTDMNGCLQDVHWSCGLIGYFPTYALGNIYASQFFDTFQKTFPDWEMRTTNGDLAFIRHFLLEKVHRHGREFPALTLIERATGAPLSPQPYMDYLTKKYSQ